In Candidatus Bathyarchaeota archaeon, one DNA window encodes the following:
- a CDS encoding GNAT family N-acetyltransferase, with translation MVYPFEWETTFTAKNGAKIHFRPEVASDTEMLWEMFSTLSEQTVSFLIPPLSRERIAGWTSNINYNAILPIMGLPQGEDRIIASATLQFNSMEALQHKGCLAITVHDDYQNIGIGTALLQHLIGVAKSRGLKKVWLTVNVDNERALNLYRKLGFEVEGTLRKETYYEGRYTDEFRMALFL, from the coding sequence ATGGTTTACCCTTTTGAGTGGGAAACAACTTTCACCGCAAAAAACGGTGCAAAAATCCATTTTAGACCCGAAGTAGCCAGTGACACAGAAATGCTCTGGGAAATGTTCTCCACCCTATCCGAGCAAACAGTTTCTTTTTTGATTCCCCCTCTTTCGCGGGAACGAATCGCAGGTTGGACAAGCAACATAAACTACAACGCAATTTTGCCCATTATGGGTCTTCCTCAAGGAGAAGATCGAATTATCGCGTCAGCCACTCTTCAGTTTAACTCTATGGAGGCACTGCAGCATAAGGGCTGCTTAGCTATCACGGTGCATGATGATTACCAAAACATTGGCATAGGCACCGCGCTACTCCAGCATCTGATTGGGGTTGCCAAAAGTCGTGGGCTCAAAAAAGTCTGGTTAACTGTCAACGTTGATAATGAACGAGCCTTAAACCTTTACAGGAAATTGGGTTTTGAGGTTGAGGGAACTTTACGCAAAGAAACATACTACGAGGGCAGGTACACTGATGAGTTCCGCATGGCACTGTTCCTTTAG
- the gatD gene encoding Glu-tRNA(Gln) amidotransferase subunit GatD codes for MSELQTSGYKGFALQLLQTADCDVGDLISVTSKNRAYEGILIPRAEGSVNDNIVIKMKSGYNIGIHATPDVIVKKVGKGTKPTFAAPPVPQQNPALPHVVIMSTGGTIASRVDYRTGAVRSAISASDLYGVVPELADVAQVDTKIVYSIYSENLTPKNWTELAQTVAASITSDIDGIVIGHGTDTMAYTSAALSFALQNLPVPVMLVGAQRSSDRPSSDAATNLIGAVKTAGEAPFAEVGLAMHETVSDTAIIINRGTRVRKCHTSRRDTFKAVNDFPIVRVENQKVAMLTDRYQKRDASKKLVLKPNFCEKVALLKFYPGFDPAVIDWYVEQGIKGILLEGSGLGHVSKYCFDALKRAAEKEVVVALASQCIWGRVNMNVYDTGRDLQALGVVPLDDMFPETGLVKLMWALGQTNNPTEAKKLLKTNIAGELSPRTRPQDKIHEGGQ; via the coding sequence ATGAGTGAACTGCAAACTTCTGGATACAAAGGCTTTGCCCTGCAGCTTCTGCAAACAGCCGACTGTGATGTGGGTGACCTAATCAGCGTCACCAGCAAAAACCGTGCCTACGAGGGCATCCTAATTCCCCGCGCTGAAGGCAGCGTAAACGATAACATCGTCATCAAAATGAAAAGCGGCTACAACATCGGCATCCACGCAACCCCCGATGTGATAGTGAAAAAGGTTGGAAAAGGCACAAAACCCACCTTCGCCGCGCCGCCCGTGCCCCAACAAAACCCCGCCCTGCCCCACGTGGTTATAATGAGCACTGGAGGAACCATTGCCAGTCGCGTAGACTACCGCACAGGTGCAGTTCGTTCAGCCATATCCGCCAGCGACCTCTACGGAGTCGTTCCCGAACTCGCGGACGTGGCGCAGGTGGACACAAAAATCGTTTACAGCATTTACAGCGAAAACCTAACTCCAAAAAACTGGACAGAACTGGCGCAAACTGTCGCTGCCAGCATCACTTCCGATATTGACGGTATAGTTATTGGTCATGGGACTGACACAATGGCATACACCAGCGCCGCGCTCAGTTTTGCATTGCAGAACCTGCCCGTTCCTGTGATGCTTGTGGGGGCCCAGCGTTCCTCAGACCGCCCCAGCAGCGACGCAGCAACCAACCTAATCGGCGCCGTGAAAACGGCAGGTGAAGCACCCTTTGCAGAGGTTGGCTTAGCCATGCACGAAACAGTCTCAGATACAGCTATAATTATTAATCGGGGCACACGGGTTCGTAAATGCCACACCAGCCGCCGCGACACCTTCAAAGCGGTTAATGATTTCCCAATTGTGCGTGTGGAAAACCAAAAGGTTGCTATGTTAACTGACCGTTACCAGAAACGTGATGCCTCAAAAAAGCTGGTTCTAAAACCCAACTTCTGCGAAAAAGTCGCGCTGCTCAAGTTTTATCCTGGCTTTGACCCCGCAGTTATTGACTGGTACGTGGAGCAGGGCATAAAAGGCATCTTGCTGGAAGGCTCAGGCTTGGGGCACGTTAGCAAATACTGCTTTGACGCCTTAAAACGCGCAGCTGAAAAAGAGGTGGTTGTTGCGTTGGCATCGCAGTGCATTTGGGGACGGGTTAACATGAACGTTTACGATACAGGACGTGACCTACAAGCGCTTGGTGTTGTCCCATTGGATGATATGTTCCCTGAGACAGGTTTGGTGAAGTTGATGTGGGCGCTTGGACAAACTAACAACCCAACCGAAGCCAAAAAACTGCTAAAAACCAACATTGCAGGCGAACTCTCACCCCGAACGCGTCCGCAAGACAAAATCCATGAAGGAGGACAATAA
- a CDS encoding ParB N-terminal domain-containing protein: MSLRLNPLYEKLLPQMSEEEFTELKASIQAEGQHYPIIVNEDLEVLDGHHRFRACTELDIEPDFEVRKFDDKLHEKKFVIEANLRRRHLNNFQLVELAVPLLEIEKALAKQRQVQGGKAGRDLQLGLAPDDAKPEPVFKAKATEVVAKKAGLSTRTFERGKKIIENASEGDKQRLRDGKVSISKVYQDITSSQKPSEPERELKSPSAYDLQNQTNLQAVLEQLERHQLFCPDCGNAMFECSKCHKTLQALLKSKDPPENQ, translated from the coding sequence ATGAGTTTGCGGTTAAACCCTCTATACGAGAAACTTCTGCCCCAAATGAGCGAAGAAGAGTTTACCGAGCTTAAAGCCTCAATCCAAGCCGAAGGGCAACATTACCCCATCATCGTTAACGAAGACTTGGAAGTTCTCGATGGGCACCACCGCTTCCGTGCCTGCACAGAACTCGATATTGAACCCGATTTTGAAGTACGTAAATTTGACGACAAACTACACGAAAAAAAATTTGTCATAGAAGCAAACCTGCGCAGGCGACACCTGAACAATTTTCAACTGGTTGAATTGGCGGTTCCGCTTTTAGAGATTGAAAAGGCCCTCGCAAAACAACGGCAAGTCCAAGGCGGCAAGGCAGGCAGGGACCTGCAATTAGGGTTAGCGCCAGATGACGCTAAGCCCGAGCCTGTTTTTAAGGCTAAAGCAACTGAGGTTGTTGCCAAAAAAGCGGGTTTGTCAACACGCACGTTTGAGCGGGGTAAAAAAATTATTGAAAACGCCAGCGAAGGCGATAAGCAACGGCTCAGGGATGGTAAAGTAAGCATCTCCAAAGTCTACCAAGACATCACCTCCAGCCAAAAACCCTCCGAACCTGAGCGTGAACTTAAATCTCCCTCCGCGTATGACCTGCAAAATCAAACAAACTTGCAAGCAGTTCTTGAGCAATTGGAGCGGCATCAACTGTTTTGTCCAGACTGCGGCAATGCAATGTTTGAATGCAGCAAATGTCACAAAACCCTGCAGGCACTGCTTAAATCCAAGGACCCCCCAGAAAATCAGTGA
- a CDS encoding tRNA uridine(34) 5-carboxymethylaminomethyl modification radical SAM/GNAT enzyme Elp3 — MNKQDALREIITTLLSMPSPTREDVNRLKIKTAGKYHLEKVPSSSEIISQLTPQETQRLLPLLKRKTTRGISGVTVIATMTQPYPCPQPEPCAYCPGGPSTGSPQSYTGHEPAAMRGAQNSFDPYQQVQTRIEQLTAIGHKVDKIELIVMGGTFPATPVEYQTWFIQRCLDAITGKKSASLEEAKDNAEISKVRNVGITVETRPDWSKQPHINQMLDMGVTRIELGVQNPDDNIYRLVGRTHTVADVVEATRLAKDSGLKIVYHMMPGMPGSDMKKDMAAFKQIFENPQFKPDMIKIYPCLVIEGTKAYQWYQQDQYHPYTTEEAATLIAQIKEFIPPWVRVMRVQRDIPAGLILAGVKKSNLRELAKEKLHEQGGVCRCIRCREVGHRLVADGVKADLEKVKIYNQTYDASEGTEVFISAEDKTNDVLLGYLRLRIPSEQAFRPEITAVPSAIVRELHVYGQLVPVGARLEGAWQHRGFGVELLSEAERLARTVFGKKKLLVISALGTRRYYKRLGYVQDGVYVSKNLEK, encoded by the coding sequence GTGAACAAACAAGATGCCCTGAGAGAAATCATAACAACCCTACTGTCCATGCCCTCACCCACACGTGAGGATGTAAACCGCCTAAAAATCAAAACCGCAGGCAAATACCACCTCGAAAAAGTCCCCAGCAGCAGCGAAATAATCAGCCAACTCACCCCCCAAGAAACCCAGCGACTTTTACCCCTGCTCAAACGCAAAACCACCCGCGGCATCAGCGGCGTAACCGTAATCGCCACCATGACCCAACCCTACCCATGCCCCCAACCAGAACCCTGTGCGTACTGCCCCGGTGGACCCTCAACAGGAAGCCCCCAAAGCTACACAGGACACGAACCAGCAGCTATGCGTGGAGCACAAAACAGTTTTGACCCCTACCAGCAAGTACAAACCCGCATCGAACAACTCACAGCGATTGGGCACAAAGTAGACAAAATCGAGCTTATCGTGATGGGCGGCACTTTCCCCGCAACGCCTGTTGAGTATCAAACATGGTTTATTCAGCGGTGTCTTGATGCCATAACAGGAAAGAAATCGGCCAGTCTTGAAGAAGCTAAGGATAACGCGGAAATCAGCAAAGTCCGCAACGTGGGCATTACCGTTGAAACTCGTCCAGACTGGTCAAAACAGCCCCACATTAACCAGATGCTGGATATGGGCGTAACGCGGATTGAGTTGGGCGTGCAAAACCCCGATGATAACATTTACAGGCTTGTTGGCAGAACCCATACGGTAGCAGATGTAGTTGAAGCTACAAGGCTAGCTAAGGATTCGGGGCTAAAAATTGTTTATCACATGATGCCTGGAATGCCGGGTTCTGACATGAAAAAGGACATGGCAGCGTTTAAGCAGATTTTTGAAAACCCACAGTTTAAGCCTGACATGATAAAGATTTACCCATGCCTTGTCATCGAGGGAACCAAAGCATACCAATGGTACCAACAAGACCAGTACCACCCATACACCACTGAGGAAGCCGCCACGCTAATTGCCCAAATAAAAGAGTTCATTCCACCGTGGGTCAGAGTAATGCGTGTTCAACGGGACATTCCAGCAGGGCTGATTTTGGCTGGTGTCAAAAAAAGCAACCTGCGAGAACTCGCTAAAGAAAAACTCCACGAGCAAGGTGGTGTGTGCAGGTGTATTCGTTGCCGCGAAGTTGGGCACCGATTGGTGGCAGATGGCGTTAAGGCAGACTTGGAAAAAGTCAAAATTTACAACCAAACATACGACGCATCAGAGGGAACTGAAGTTTTCATATCTGCCGAAGACAAAACAAACGATGTATTGCTTGGGTATCTGCGGCTTAGAATCCCCTCAGAGCAAGCCTTCCGACCCGAAATTACTGCTGTGCCTTCTGCGATTGTGCGGGAGCTTCATGTGTATGGGCAGTTGGTGCCTGTTGGGGCGCGTTTGGAGGGTGCTTGGCAGCATCGGGGTTTTGGTGTTGAGTTACTTTCTGAAGCGGAACGGCTGGCAAGGACGGTTTTTGGCAAGAAAAAGCTTTTAGTCATCAGCGCCTTAGGGACAAGAAGATATTATAAGCGTTTAGGATACGTTCAGGATGGCGTTTACGTTTCAAAAAACTTGGAGAAATAA
- the gatE gene encoding Glu-tRNA(Gln) amidotransferase subunit GatE has translation MAIDYAKVGLKVGLEIHQQLNVDSKLFCSCKPELFKEQPEITFLRRLRPTQSELGQVDPAAYFEFQKGMKVLYEANRKSACLVEMDEEPPHPINADAVAVVLTASLMMNMQPVDEVHVMRKTVIDGSNTTGFQRTCIIALDGHITVGDKIIPMQAASLEEDAARKTGTMDNGKTIRYRIDRLGIPLIEVATAPVIYSPMEAQEVAFAIGRILRDTGKVMRGLGTIRQDLNVSLPNGALIEIKGVQELELISTVVDYEVQRQLNLIAIKEELKKRGITPQTLTPEFVDLTGIFKDTKSKVIRKAVDKNQKVLAVKLAGFAGLTGHELMPNFRLGSELSDYAKFWGRVGGIFHTDEKLTNYGITPEETDALRKAVGASEADAVVFVADTAENTQDALKAVVERAQQVCIGIPQETRTAKDDGTTRYMRPRPGAARMYPETDIPTLQITPELVENIQSNLPEPAEKKLSRLMKQYGLNEKLAKQLVDSEYGGLFEVVVKESGVAASTVSVFLTETIKALKRDGVDVENVDDGTIKAIFSVVGSGQLAKESLADVFSWLAKNQNKTVEDAVAALGLKMLSEADLKLIIDRVITQNQAAIEKLGKGAFGLLMGAVMKEVRGKANPELVGKLLRQRIP, from the coding sequence ATGGCAATTGACTATGCAAAAGTCGGCTTAAAAGTTGGCTTGGAAATTCACCAGCAGCTAAACGTGGACTCCAAACTGTTCTGCAGCTGCAAACCCGAACTCTTCAAAGAACAACCAGAAATCACTTTCCTACGTAGATTGCGCCCAACTCAGAGCGAACTGGGACAGGTTGACCCTGCTGCATATTTTGAGTTTCAAAAAGGCATGAAAGTCCTCTACGAAGCTAACCGCAAAAGTGCATGCCTTGTCGAAATGGATGAGGAACCGCCCCACCCAATCAACGCCGACGCCGTCGCGGTCGTCCTGACTGCCTCGCTTATGATGAATATGCAGCCCGTGGATGAGGTTCATGTTATGCGTAAAACCGTGATTGACGGCTCAAACACCACTGGTTTTCAGCGTACCTGCATTATCGCGTTGGATGGTCACATTACAGTCGGCGACAAAATCATTCCGATGCAAGCCGCAAGCCTAGAAGAAGATGCCGCACGTAAAACTGGCACGATGGATAATGGCAAAACCATAAGGTACCGCATCGACCGATTGGGGATTCCGCTTATTGAGGTTGCTACTGCTCCTGTGATTTACTCGCCCATGGAGGCTCAGGAAGTCGCGTTTGCGATTGGCAGAATTTTACGTGACACAGGAAAAGTCATGCGCGGTTTGGGCACGATTCGTCAAGACCTAAACGTGTCCTTGCCAAACGGCGCGCTTATTGAGATTAAGGGTGTTCAGGAACTTGAGTTAATCTCTACCGTTGTGGATTATGAGGTTCAGCGTCAACTTAACTTAATCGCAATCAAAGAAGAACTCAAAAAACGAGGCATCACACCCCAAACCTTAACACCAGAATTCGTTGACTTAACAGGCATTTTCAAAGACACAAAAAGCAAAGTCATCCGCAAAGCCGTAGATAAAAATCAAAAAGTCCTAGCCGTCAAACTTGCAGGATTTGCAGGCTTGACTGGTCATGAATTGATGCCGAATTTCCGTTTGGGCAGCGAACTCTCGGATTACGCCAAATTCTGGGGTAGAGTCGGCGGCATATTCCACACAGACGAGAAACTCACAAACTATGGAATTACGCCAGAAGAAACCGATGCACTACGAAAAGCAGTCGGTGCCTCTGAGGCTGATGCTGTGGTGTTTGTTGCCGACACGGCGGAGAACACGCAGGACGCACTCAAAGCCGTTGTTGAACGTGCACAACAAGTCTGCATTGGTATTCCGCAGGAAACTCGAACCGCCAAAGATGACGGCACAACCCGATACATGCGACCCCGCCCAGGAGCAGCCCGTATGTATCCTGAAACTGACATTCCCACCCTGCAAATCACCCCTGAACTCGTAGAAAACATCCAGTCAAACCTGCCAGAACCAGCAGAAAAGAAACTGTCGCGGCTAATGAAGCAGTATGGGCTCAACGAGAAACTTGCCAAACAGCTGGTTGACTCCGAATATGGCGGTCTGTTTGAGGTTGTGGTGAAGGAAAGTGGAGTGGCAGCGTCTACTGTTTCGGTGTTTCTAACGGAAACCATTAAGGCGCTGAAACGTGATGGTGTGGACGTTGAAAACGTTGATGATGGCACGATAAAGGCGATTTTTAGTGTTGTGGGTTCTGGACAACTGGCTAAGGAATCCCTTGCCGACGTGTTCTCATGGCTTGCCAAGAATCAGAACAAAACCGTTGAGGACGCGGTTGCAGCTTTGGGTCTGAAGATGCTCTCTGAGGCTGACCTTAAACTCATCATTGACCGAGTTATCACCCAAAACCAAGCGGCTATTGAGAAGTTGGGCAAAGGCGCGTTTGGTTTGTTGATGGGTGCCGTGATGAAGGAAGTTCGAGGTAAAGCCAACCCTGAACTTGTAGGTAAATTGCTTCGGCAGCGTATTCCCTAA
- a CDS encoding 30S ribosomal protein S30e: MPTHGSLSKAGKVRNQTPKIEAHERVSPSPKNRARRNYEKRVVLQRKPGQNWM; this comes from the coding sequence ATGCCAACTCACGGTTCATTATCAAAAGCTGGAAAAGTCCGGAACCAAACGCCAAAAATTGAGGCACACGAGAGAGTATCTCCCAGCCCCAAAAACAGAGCAAGACGCAACTACGAAAAACGTGTTGTTCTGCAACGCAAACCCGGACAAAACTGGATGTAA
- a CDS encoding MMPL family transporter, whose product MKKTKIGSFERLGRTITKRKFSIIAAWILVLAIVLPIVVTATGVASLTMDTLSGDDMESAKANDLITAQFQNSVSNDSLIIVISTDNAASLGTQQFIEELTNRINSDSSITGIKNITDVYSILIPALNQTNEAVYLAYNGGNLTYNLLYSVPAIYSNVWYQAYNTSKTTLISGLQELNPTIYTTIENANATYTLLYSVPAIYLNVWVQTYQATSDVDLSNQAAYQQTALTLQNADPEAYAQYTSHLLDAFDATWVASFSDPATATLTPDVRASLASDITNQQYIDNFLGTDEAAKDFATALTNTFSLDDFLTNTQEQNNAQIRDFSIQYIANQSGSTVEFVTAAYDLGISPSDDAFATLADNVIWHSQTYGMSSFIDMFNDVAFEQTENVLKDLDETAYNDYTSHLLVLFDAQWTQRVPTQPTQNWINQTASAAANATNPTFIAEYLSDSEEFSNLIAQTLTLQDFLDGDTAYTNSRMKDITVSYVSNSSGLSEELIAAIYGAGENATSNALKSLASNIVSNTDAYNVGQQFDELITSFVSPSRDVTLVSITFDESDDHNLVTIRGILSDMIASNPDGVSSAKVSGSDAIDYDFRESTYSDLELILPITIVLLIVATGLFFRSIVTPIITLGTIGVGLGVSQIFPYLVGTYINQVDYTISTVLLTVLIGVGTDYSIFIIARHREERINSLPVFEAIKKSITWAGESIVTSGATVIISFFALATTSMVMLQTMGLIVGLGVIVTLLASLTFAPALTAILGDRIFWPNSGKRFQRYSQGIIEKNKRMGGYFAKSGAFSVKHDKVIILLAILVTVPAFYSYATTEPTYNMLGSASDSLDSVAASNILTDSFGGGRLMPTYAVVTFTEPIVDGNGVFNMGEMATLDSISSMIAGYEGIQEVTGPTMPYGQTVAYQTITNASDSTTYNSMLSNIGADNKSALITIRFTIDPYSTEALTCAQDIRTTMHADYDNAANVSGLYLGGTTGSLLDTKNSFVDQFNAILPIVALGVGIVLFIVLGSLILPVFAVLSVLMSIVWTLAITTIVFQAAGYGLLFITPLILFVLLLGLGMDYNIFILTRIREEAAKGQSLNDAIVHAIQQTGGIITAAAVILAGSLGALMLSSNMMLQEMGFAFAFSILIDALVVRTYLVPAVMSTFGKWNWYNPIKRLQRIKDTDSNQDVNNEETGSTLE is encoded by the coding sequence TTGAAAAAAACTAAAATTGGCTCATTTGAAAGGCTCGGTCGAACAATAACCAAGCGAAAATTCAGCATAATCGCTGCTTGGATACTGGTATTAGCTATTGTTCTTCCAATAGTTGTGACTGCGACAGGTGTAGCATCATTAACGATGGATACCTTATCAGGCGATGACATGGAATCTGCCAAGGCAAACGACCTTATCACGGCACAATTCCAAAATTCGGTGTCTAATGATTCACTCATCATTGTCATTTCAACTGATAATGCTGCTTCACTTGGCACTCAACAGTTCATTGAAGAATTAACAAATAGAATTAACAGTGATTCCAGCATAACTGGTATCAAAAATATTACTGATGTTTACTCAATTCTGATTCCTGCTCTCAACCAAACAAACGAGGCAGTTTATCTTGCATATAACGGCGGTAACTTAACGTATAATCTTCTCTACAGTGTTCCCGCTATATACTCAAATGTATGGTATCAAGCATATAACACATCCAAAACCACTCTGATTTCGGGACTCCAAGAACTAAATCCCACAATTTACACAACAATTGAAAACGCAAACGCAACATACACGCTACTCTACAGTGTTCCAGCAATTTACCTAAACGTGTGGGTACAAACCTATCAGGCAACCTCTGATGTTGACCTGTCCAATCAAGCAGCTTACCAGCAGACTGCTCTTACCTTGCAGAATGCAGACCCAGAGGCTTATGCACAATACACTTCGCATTTGCTTGATGCATTTGACGCTACATGGGTAGCAAGCTTCTCTGATCCTGCAACAGCAACCTTAACGCCTGATGTTCGTGCCTCACTTGCATCGGACATAACCAACCAGCAGTATATCGACAACTTTTTGGGAACAGATGAAGCGGCCAAAGACTTTGCCACTGCCCTGACAAACACTTTTTCACTTGATGACTTCCTAACCAACACACAAGAACAAAACAATGCCCAAATACGTGACTTCTCCATCCAATACATTGCTAATCAATCAGGTTCAACTGTTGAGTTTGTTACCGCTGCATACGATTTGGGTATTTCACCCTCTGATGATGCATTTGCCACTTTAGCAGATAACGTGATTTGGCATTCCCAAACTTATGGCATGAGCAGTTTCATCGACATGTTCAATGATGTTGCATTTGAGCAAACAGAAAACGTCCTTAAAGACTTAGACGAGACAGCATACAATGATTACACTTCACACCTGCTCGTCCTCTTTGATGCTCAATGGACGCAGCGCGTTCCAACACAGCCCACGCAGAATTGGATAAACCAAACCGCCTCAGCTGCAGCAAACGCCACAAACCCCACATTCATAGCTGAGTACCTAAGTGACAGCGAAGAATTCTCTAACTTAATCGCTCAAACTTTAACCTTGCAGGATTTCCTTGATGGAGACACGGCCTATACCAACAGCCGCATGAAGGACATAACGGTAAGCTATGTTTCTAACTCATCTGGCTTATCCGAGGAGTTAATCGCTGCAATTTATGGCGCTGGTGAAAACGCAACATCAAATGCCCTGAAAAGTTTAGCATCAAATATTGTCTCAAACACTGACGCCTACAATGTCGGTCAACAATTTGATGAGTTAATCACTTCCTTTGTTTCTCCCTCAAGAGATGTCACGCTTGTCTCCATCACCTTTGACGAATCAGACGACCACAACCTTGTCACAATCCGAGGCATCCTCTCAGACATGATAGCCTCAAACCCCGATGGTGTCAGTTCAGCTAAGGTTTCAGGCTCAGATGCTATAGACTATGACTTCCGCGAATCAACGTATAGCGATTTAGAACTCATCCTGCCCATAACCATTGTTTTACTGATTGTAGCCACAGGGTTATTTTTCCGCTCCATTGTTACCCCAATTATCACGTTGGGAACCATCGGTGTAGGTTTGGGTGTTTCTCAGATTTTCCCCTACTTGGTGGGCACCTACATTAACCAAGTTGACTACACTATATCCACTGTGCTCTTAACAGTGCTTATTGGTGTAGGAACCGATTACAGCATATTCATAATTGCCCGACACCGCGAAGAACGAATTAACTCGCTGCCCGTTTTTGAAGCCATCAAAAAATCCATCACTTGGGCAGGCGAAAGCATCGTAACCAGCGGCGCAACGGTCATCATATCCTTCTTTGCACTGGCAACAACCTCAATGGTTATGCTTCAAACAATGGGCTTAATCGTGGGCTTAGGCGTCATCGTCACGCTACTTGCATCATTAACCTTTGCACCTGCATTAACCGCGATTCTTGGTGACAGGATTTTCTGGCCAAACTCAGGTAAACGCTTCCAACGGTACTCTCAAGGTATCATAGAAAAGAACAAGCGCATGGGCGGATACTTTGCAAAAAGCGGCGCATTCTCTGTTAAACACGACAAAGTAATCATACTCTTAGCGATACTGGTTACTGTTCCCGCATTCTACAGTTATGCAACAACTGAACCAACATACAACATGCTAGGCAGCGCCTCAGACAGCTTAGATTCTGTTGCAGCCTCAAATATCCTAACAGACTCTTTTGGCGGCGGCAGACTAATGCCTACGTATGCAGTGGTGACGTTTACAGAGCCCATTGTAGATGGCAACGGCGTTTTTAATATGGGTGAAATGGCTACGCTTGATAGCATTTCCTCTATGATAGCTGGCTATGAAGGTATTCAGGAAGTAACTGGACCAACAATGCCGTACGGTCAAACAGTTGCGTATCAAACAATAACCAATGCTTCCGACTCAACAACCTACAACAGCATGCTCAGCAACATAGGCGCAGACAACAAGTCAGCATTAATAACCATAAGATTCACCATTGACCCCTACTCCACAGAAGCCCTCACTTGCGCCCAAGACATCCGCACAACTATGCACGCAGACTACGACAACGCTGCCAACGTGTCCGGCTTATATCTGGGTGGAACAACCGGTAGCCTGCTGGACACAAAAAACAGTTTCGTAGACCAATTTAACGCGATTCTCCCAATTGTCGCATTAGGCGTTGGCATAGTACTTTTCATCGTGTTGGGTTCGCTGATTCTGCCAGTCTTTGCGGTTCTCTCTGTGCTGATGAGTATCGTGTGGACGCTGGCAATCACCACTATAGTGTTCCAAGCTGCCGGATACGGGTTACTATTCATAACTCCGCTAATCCTCTTCGTGTTGCTGCTGGGCTTAGGAATGGACTACAACATATTCATCCTCACCCGCATCCGCGAAGAAGCAGCCAAAGGACAAAGCCTAAACGACGCAATCGTACACGCAATTCAGCAGACAGGTGGAATAATCACTGCCGCAGCTGTTATTCTGGCGGGTTCATTGGGTGCGCTTATGCTGTCAAGTAACATGATGCTTCAAGAAATGGGCTTCGCCTTTGCCTTTAGCATCCTAATTGACGCGTTGGTGGTGCGAACCTATCTGGTGCCCGCAGTCATGTCAACGTTTGGCAAATGGAACTGGTACAACCCAATAAAACGCCTGCAAAGAATCAAAGACACAGACAGCAATCAAGACGTCAACAACGAAGAAACAGGTTCAACTCTTGAATAA
- a CDS encoding 4Fe-4S dicluster domain-containing protein, which yields MKAYILPEKCIKCRVCRAARACPLNIIFKIDSDEPSIVDSGQCHGCGDCTEACPVHAVVLREG from the coding sequence ATGAAAGCTTATATTTTGCCTGAAAAATGCATAAAATGCCGCGTTTGCCGCGCCGCCCGTGCCTGCCCTTTGAATATTATTTTTAAAATTGATAGTGATGAGCCCTCCATTGTGGATTCTGGGCAATGTCATGGTTGTGGTGACTGCACAGAGGCTTGCCCAGTTCATGCCGTAGTGTTAAGAGAGGGTTAA
- a CDS encoding helix-turn-helix domain-containing protein has product MRRLIIEIPEKEIHKAGIELPPFKKIKALDLLYFLRHTPEEFAAIVRVEFKDPNSKGQELLEGGLLVEAQVLEKEKKSTFIVFLRSGPSLSSVLSLTDIESGFLFPPMGVKDGKIKFSFLGNENQVKKFIEGMNTMELHYRVVLLADAEFSPTSPLNQLTEKQREVLIAAYQAGYYDIPRKISSQELAKKLGLVDSTVVEHLRKAEHRLITHILEQ; this is encoded by the coding sequence ATGCGACGATTAATCATTGAAATTCCCGAAAAAGAAATTCACAAAGCAGGCATAGAATTACCACCATTCAAAAAAATAAAAGCGTTAGACCTTCTATACTTTTTAAGGCATACTCCCGAAGAATTCGCTGCAATCGTACGAGTAGAATTCAAAGACCCCAACTCAAAAGGGCAAGAACTACTCGAAGGCGGACTACTAGTTGAAGCCCAAGTGCTTGAAAAAGAAAAAAAAAGCACATTCATAGTCTTCCTACGCAGCGGACCAAGCCTATCCTCAGTTTTAAGTTTAACAGACATAGAAAGCGGCTTTCTATTTCCACCCATGGGCGTAAAAGATGGAAAAATAAAATTTTCTTTCCTAGGCAATGAAAACCAAGTTAAAAAGTTCATTGAGGGAATGAACACAATGGAACTACACTACCGCGTGGTTCTGCTAGCGGATGCAGAGTTCTCGCCAACTTCACCACTAAACCAGTTAACAGAAAAGCAACGTGAAGTACTAATCGCAGCATACCAAGCAGGCTACTATGATATTCCCAGAAAAATTTCGTCTCAGGAACTTGCAAAAAAACTGGGGCTGGTAGACTCTACAGTTGTTGAGCATTTAAGAAAAGCAGAACATAGGCTAATCACACACATACTTGAACAGTAA